The region TGTTATTTGGTGTTGCAAATGAAGCTTTAAAACATGATGTTGATATTAGAGATAGAAAAGAAGCACTTTCAATTATCCATGAAGATGGTAGATGTTATGGTGCTGTAGTTAGAGATTTAATTACTGGTGAATTAGAAGCTTATGTTGCTAAAGGTACATGTATAGCAACTGGTGGATATGGTAGAGTATTTAAACAAACTACAAATGCTGTTATCTGTGAAGGTACAGGTGCTGCTATTGCTCTTGAAACTGGTATTGCAACCTTATCAAATATGGAAGCTGTACAATTTCACCCAACTCCAATTGTTCCATCAGGTATTTTATTAACTGAAGGTTGTAGAGGTGATGGTGGTGTTCTAAGAGACGTAGATGGACATAGATTTATGCCAGATTACGAACCAGAGAAAAAAGAACTTGCATCAAGAGACGTTGTTTCAAGAAGAATGATTGAGCACATTAGAAATGGTAAAGGTGTTCCTTCTCCATATGGTTTCCACGTATGGTTAGATATCTCTATTCTTGGTAGAGAGCACATCGAAAGAAACTTAAGAGATGTTCAAGAGATTTGTCAAATCTTTAATGGTATCGATCCAGCTGATGAGGGTCCAAAAGGTTGGGCTCCAGTACTTCCAATGCAACACTACTCTATGGGTGGTATTAGAACTAAACCAACTGGTGAATCTACTAGATTATCTGGTTTATTTGCTTGTGGTGAAGCTTCTTGTTGGGATATGCACGGATTCAATAGACTTGGAGGAAACTCAGTTTCTGAAACTGTTGTTGCGGGTATGATTATTGGTAACTATTTTGCTGATTTCTGTTTAGAAAACGATGTTACAATCCCTACTTCTACAATTCAAAAATTTGTTGATGAGCAAGATGCTTATTTAGATGAATTATTATCATACAATGGAAGCGAAGATATCTTCAAAATCAAAAATAGAATGAAAGAACTAATGGATGAAAAAGTTGGTATCTTTAGATCAGGTGAGCCATTAAAAGAAGCAGTAGAAGAGTTAAAAGAGTTATTACAAAAAACTAAACAAATCACTGTAAAATCAAAAGAAAGAGCTGGTAACCCAGAACTTGAAGAAGCATATAGAGTTCCTAAGATGTTAAAAGTTGCATTATGTGTAGCTAAAGGTGCTAGAGATAGAACTGAATCAAGAGGTGCACACTATAGAGAAGATTATCTAAAAAGAGATGATGCAAACTGGCTAAAAAGAACACTTTGTACTTGGCCAAACAAAGATGATATTGAACCAACAATTGAATATGCAGACTTAGACATCATGAAAATGGAAATGCCACCAGCATTTAGAGGTTATGGTGCTAAGGGTATGATTATTGAAAATGAATTATCTGTAAAAAGACAAGAAGAAGTTGATTCAATTAGAGAAAAGATGGAAGCTGATGGTAAAGATAGACATGAGATTCAAGATGCACTTATGCCATTTGATTTACCAATGAACTATAAAGAGAAAAATGAAAGAGCAGGAGACAAGTAATGAGTACACAAAAAGGTAGAGAAATTACAATTAAAGTACTTAAATTTAATCCAAGAAGTGCGGTTTCAAAACCTCACTATGTTGATTATAAATTAGAAGAAACTCCAGGGATGACTCTTTTTATTGCATTAACATACATTAGAGAAAACCTAGACCCAGACTTATCATTTGACTTTGTTTGTAGAGCAGGTATTTGTGGTTCTTGTGGTATGGTTGTAAATGGTAAACCTGCACTAGCTTGTAGAACACTGATTGCAAACTATCCTGATGGTGTTATTACACTACTTCCTATGCCAGCATTTGAACTGATTAAAGATTTATCAGTTAATACTGGTAAATGGATGGATGCAATGTCTAAAAGAGTTGAATCATGGGTTGTTACTAATGAAGAGACTGATATTACAAAACTTGAAGAAAGAATTGATCCAGAAGTTGCAAATGATACATTTGAGTTAGATAGATGTATTGAATGTGGTATTTGTGTTGCTTCTTGTGGTACTATGCTAATGAGACCAGACTTTGTTGGTCCAGTTGGGATGAACAGAGTAGCAAGATTCGAAATTGATCCACATGATAAAAGAACAGCTGATGATTTCTATGAATTAATCGGTGATGATGATGGTATTTTTGGTTGTATGTCATTAATGGCTTGTGAAGACCATTGCCCAAAACACTTACCATTACAAAATAAAATAGCTTATTTAAGAAGAAAACTAGTTTCACTTAGATAATTATATGAGAGGTTCCCTCTCATATAAAAACAAGTATAAAAAGTCAATTACTCTTAGGAGTAATTGGCTTTTTCTATTTTAGAGAGAAAAAAATTAGTTTTAAAACTTAACTTTACTTTAAAAATTCATTTTTATACTTTTATAAAAATGCCCAATTAAAGTCATTTAACTAAGATATTATTACATCTTTATTTAAAAAGATCAGAAAGAGAGGTTAATAATTTGAGTTTAGCAAGTGATTATTTTTTATTATATCATGGTATAAGTGATATAGAACAAACTACAACTTATGGTACAAATGAAAACAAAGAGAAAGATGAATTTTTTGAGATAGCATCATTGATACTTTGTGCAACGAGAAAAGATTATGAAAAATTTATTACCCTTGAAAGTTTTAAAAATTTAACATCAAAAATCACTAACAAAACTGTAAATAATCTAGATGAACTTTATCAACTTCAATTTTGTATTATAGATGCAATAGAAAATGATACAAGAAATTGTCACATAGAAAAAATGCATGAAAGTTTTGAATTCCTAAAAGAAGAAAACATAATTGGTCACTTTGAATATAATAAACTTATCTCTCTTTTTGATCCTGAAGAATTAGCTTCTTGTGATGATGAAATTGCCGTTGAAGATGAATTTCAAGTTGATGAGAAAAAACCATTTAAAGAAGCTAAAATTCACTTAGAAGAGATAATTGCTGAACTACAAGAGATTTTCATAACAGATGATTTTAAAGAAGAATTATCAAATACCTACAATTATCTTGAAAACCAAAAGTTTTCTATTGGTATAACAGGTGTTATGAATGCAGGTAAATCAACTATGCTTAATGCACTTATGGGACAAGAGATATTAGGAAGTGCAGTAGTACCTGAAACAGCCAATCTTACAATTGTAAAACATGGTAAACCAGAAGCAAAAGTGTTTTACTGGAATAAAGAAGAATGGGGAAAAATTGA is a window of Halarcobacter sp. DNA encoding:
- a CDS encoding fumarate reductase flavoprotein subunit, whose product is MKINYCDALVIGGGLAGLRAAVAAQKKGLSTIVLSLVPVKRSHSAAAQGGMQASLGNAKMADGDNEDLHFADTVKGSDWGCDQDVARMFVTTAPKAIRELASWGVPWSRVKAGPHDAVINAKKTTITEEEDRHGLITSRDFGGTKKWRTCYTADATGHTMLFGVANEALKHDVDIRDRKEALSIIHEDGRCYGAVVRDLITGELEAYVAKGTCIATGGYGRVFKQTTNAVICEGTGAAIALETGIATLSNMEAVQFHPTPIVPSGILLTEGCRGDGGVLRDVDGHRFMPDYEPEKKELASRDVVSRRMIEHIRNGKGVPSPYGFHVWLDISILGREHIERNLRDVQEICQIFNGIDPADEGPKGWAPVLPMQHYSMGGIRTKPTGESTRLSGLFACGEASCWDMHGFNRLGGNSVSETVVAGMIIGNYFADFCLENDVTIPTSTIQKFVDEQDAYLDELLSYNGSEDIFKIKNRMKELMDEKVGIFRSGEPLKEAVEELKELLQKTKQITVKSKERAGNPELEEAYRVPKMLKVALCVAKGARDRTESRGAHYREDYLKRDDANWLKRTLCTWPNKDDIEPTIEYADLDIMKMEMPPAFRGYGAKGMIIENELSVKRQEEVDSIREKMEADGKDRHEIQDALMPFDLPMNYKEKNERAGDK
- a CDS encoding fumarate reductase iron-sulfur subunit, with the protein product MSTQKGREITIKVLKFNPRSAVSKPHYVDYKLEETPGMTLFIALTYIRENLDPDLSFDFVCRAGICGSCGMVVNGKPALACRTLIANYPDGVITLLPMPAFELIKDLSVNTGKWMDAMSKRVESWVVTNEETDITKLEERIDPEVANDTFELDRCIECGICVASCGTMLMRPDFVGPVGMNRVARFEIDPHDKRTADDFYELIGDDDGIFGCMSLMACEDHCPKHLPLQNKIAYLRRKLVSLR